CTACTAGCTGCTCCAAGCTTCATCAAACGCTTATCATTTATTTCAAATGCTAAACTTTCTGCTAATTTTGGTTCATAACCAGTTATTGAAAGTTCTGGAAATAGCAAGAGATCAGAATTTCTAGCAAATTGTTCATTTATAAACCGTAGATGATTTTCCAGATTTAACTCAATATCACCTGGAAATGATTTTAATTGTGCTATTCCAACTTTCATGGTTTAAAATGAGCCATTATTTGTGATTCAAAAATCTAATTTTCCGAAATATTCAAAGTAAATCTAACCTTTTGTTTACCAATCGCTCCCTCTCTATTGTAAAACTTAATTGCACCTTCATTGAATGATGGGGTTTGCCATTGAACTTGACTATAACCATTTGAAGAAGCAAAATTATGTATTTTTTTCATGACTTTTGCACCAATACCTTGCCCTCTATGCCCTTCTTTAATAAATAAACAGTCAAGGTATAGGTAATTTTCGGCATCCCAAGTAGAAAATTGGGGTATTAAAGTTACATAGCCAATAAAATAGTTTGCCTTAGTAATGACCCAGCATTCTATTTTCTTATTCTTCCCAAAAATAGCTTCTTCAAGTTTATTAGCTTTTCCTTCACTGAAATACTCTGCCTTTTCATATTCTGCATGTAATTCACATAGCTTAGTTAGGCGATCAAGCTCATCTCTTCTTATTGTTCTAATCTGGTAATGCTTTTTCATACTGAATATTCTGTTTCATGAAGTTTAAAAATTGTTCTAAAAACGGAGGACGGCTTTGTTTTAAATATGCTGCATAGTGTGTTCTGTGTAGTCCTTTCTTGGTAACTCGGAGTGTTGTAATTGAATCATCTAAATATGGCATTAAAGTCCACGACGGTAGCACAATTACCCCCATATTTGCTTTCACTAGCTGAATTGAGGCTTCTGTTAATGGTAAGACGGTTAAACTCTCCGGTTCAATATTGTTAGGTTTAAGTAAGTTTTCATAAACAATTACACTCTCAAGTGGCCTGGAATGAATAATGAGATTCTCAGACTTAAAATCTTCAGCATCTACATACTTCTTTTCTGCCCATAAATGATCAGTTGATACAACAGCAACCATCTCATCTTCAAATAGAGG
The genomic region above belongs to Gracilimonas sp. and contains:
- a CDS encoding GNAT family N-acetyltransferase → MKKHYQIRTIRRDELDRLTKLCELHAEYEKAEYFSEGKANKLEEAIFGKNKKIECWVITKANYFIGYVTLIPQFSTWDAENYLYLDCLFIKEGHRGQGIGAKVMKKIHNFASSNGYSQVQWQTPSFNEGAIKFYNREGAIGKQKVRFTLNISEN